AGAGCTTCCTAACAAAATAGGAAGCATAATGGACGAGAGCGGAATAGGTTCGTTAATGAGACGAACTAATCGTGATTCTGAATTGGATTTCATGAAATGGAATGGCGTTTGAACGCAGTGTTTTTGAGCGTTCGCAGGAAGCAGTTTCCATCCCAAGTGGGCATCGATTTTCTATTTTTTTAGGTCTTTTTTTTAAGGTGTAACTGACAAATTAGACAATAAATCTCCGTGCAGCGAGACTCATGATAACCATGTATCAGGCAATGGGGAAAAGTGCCCATCTTGGGCCTTTTGAGAATCTTAACAGGGGGGCTACGATTTTTTGAAAATAGCCACGTGCCGGTCCACAGACTTCTCCACACCGGCAGGCACATCGTGCAGTTTTCGCGACTGCGTGTTCTGTTCGCTGAGCACGAGTTCGGCTCCCAAGTTCTGAATCGCGTCGAGCGCGAGTTGGTGTTCGCGGTCGGAGTAGGAGGTGATCACTAACAGGCCGTCCTCTTTCAGTCGATGCAGTGCCTGATCATAGATCTTGCTCCAGGTGGTATCACCATTCCAAAAGTTTTGGTGGCGCATGAAGGCGATGTTGAAGTCATCAGGAAGCACACCGAGGTCGTCGAGCTTGGCACAGTCCTGCACCAGGAACTCGGCTTCGGCGTGTTCGGGTAGGAACTTCTTCCAGCGCTCTTGGGCTTCGCCAATTTCGCGGTCGCGGATATCCAGACCGGTCAGGCTGATGCCCTGCTTGCCAAAAACATCCGCCAGCACGGCCGACTCATCGGCTCGGCCACAGGCGAGGTTGAGCAGCTGGGTGTGATCTCCCTGCGGTAGCTGCACGCCGGCCTTGCCCAAGCTCTCGTTGAGAAATTGCTTCAGGCGAACCAGGTCGCTGGTGGTGCTTTGGTTGGAAAAGAGAGCTGACATCGGCTGGCGGGAGCATAGGGGCTACGGGACTTAATCGCAAGAGCAGCAGCTGCAAGAATCCCCGCAGTCGCAGCCACATTTCCCTTTCGAGCCGCAGTCACAGCAGTCGCCACAGTCACAGCTGTAGCAATCGCACCAATCACACCAGCTGTCTTTTTCCTTCTTCTTCTTTTTACCTCCTGCTGCAGGCGGCTTAAGCATTTCCTGATGATGGTGGATGGAGTGATCGATCACCGAGCTGATAAGCGCCGCGTGTTGGTTCCAAGGGATGGCTGCCGTGGCGGACTGAAGTTGATCGAACTCCGCGCGAACCAGTGCCGGCAGTCGGTCGGGCGATTCGTGGTTCAGCGGGTTGAACTGGCCACGGCGGATGTCGTCCTGCCAGTCGTCGATGGCGTCTTTCCAGTAGATCAGACGACCCAGCGAGCTGCCTAACATCCAAAGTGGTCGGCTGAGTTGTGATCGACCGTGTAAGCTGGCGAGGTGGGAAAAGATCTGCCCGTAGGACTGCGCGGTGGGCTCACTGGCAGCGGTGAAGCCGGCGCCGGTGGCTTCAATGGTCGATTGCTGCTGGAGCTGATCGATGACCTTGGCGGTGGGAAAGCCGGAGGAGTTCAGCACGCCGGTGGCCTTGTCGCGTGCGGGAGAGATTAGGCTGCCGGCCCAGGCGGGCAGCTGCTTGCGCCAGCCACGTTCGTCATCGGCATTGTCGGCCAGTTTGGTGGCCAGTCCACTGATGGTCACGGCGGCGGCGTAGCTCAGCGACGGGGCATGGCAGGCCACCGGCTTTTCCTTGGCCAGCGGGTTGCAGCAGGTGCGCAGCTGCATCGGTGTATCTTCATGGGCGAGCGCGGCACCGGCGAGAGCGAGGAAGGTGGAGTCGCGGTTCACCAGGAAACGGGCGGCGGGAGAGTAATCGCTGCTGAGCCGACACGATAAGCCGCAGAAGATGCTTTGATACAGTGATTTTGCCGAGCTGCCACAGGTGGGGGCCGGAGCGTAAAGA
This window of the Oceaniferula flava genome carries:
- a CDS encoding class I SAM-dependent methyltransferase; its protein translation is MSALFSNQSTTSDLVRLKQFLNESLGKAGVQLPQGDHTQLLNLACGRADESAVLADVFGKQGISLTGLDIRDREIGEAQERWKKFLPEHAEAEFLVQDCAKLDDLGVLPDDFNIAFMRHQNFWNGDTTWSKIYDQALHRLKEDGLLVITSYSDREHQLALDAIQNLGAELVLSEQNTQSRKLHDVPAGVEKSVDRHVAIFKKS
- a CDS encoding DUF5685 family protein; protein product: MFGYLYAPAPTCGSSAKSLYQSIFCGLSCRLSSDYSPAARFLVNRDSTFLALAGAALAHEDTPMQLRTCCNPLAKEKPVACHAPSLSYAAAVTISGLATKLADNADDERGWRKQLPAWAGSLISPARDKATGVLNSSGFPTAKVIDQLQQQSTIEATGAGFTAASEPTAQSYGQIFSHLASLHGRSQLSRPLWMLGSSLGRLIYWKDAIDDWQDDIRRGQFNPLNHESPDRLPALVRAEFDQLQSATAAIPWNQHAALISSVIDHSIHHHQEMLKPPAAGGKKKKKEKDSWCDWCDCYSCDCGDCCDCGSKGKCGCDCGDSCSCCSCD